From Pseudomonas sp. LS1212, the proteins below share one genomic window:
- a CDS encoding AAA family ATPase, whose protein sequence is MTSLHADEAFLGHYQLNHDPFAARVPGFKFFPAQRKPVLGQLHHLARYSQLLLVVTGPNGSGKTLLRQALVASTNKQSVQSVVVSARGATDAASVLSQVAQSLNVAQADVEDILDQVVQLALTGQEVYLLVDDAEQLDESALQAMLALAEGTPEGRPHVFLFGESSLIADLEPLSAEQERFHVIELQPYSEDETREYLSQRLEGAGRGLEVFNSQQIADIHENSEGWPGAINRVARDAMIEAMIASRSAVKRPTMGFNMPKKHVLALSAVVVVAVAAAWMLPGRNADKAPGHGATPDEQAQLPLGQGQPSAAQSNNQGGPAIEFAGTSQPMPLPLVGQSQPVMRGPLAEAAGMGDGDEAGPAGDTALQPPTVTTIAPPEGVAAGPAPTPAAIPAPAPAPIAAAKPVAPAVKPAAPAPKAAPVQVATAKPAVKPAEKPAAKPAAGGSWYAGQAPGNYVVQIVGTSSESAAQSIVRERGGDYRYFKKNLQGKPLYVVTYGNFASRDAALAAIKALPAKVQAGKPWPRTVASIQQELSSNR, encoded by the coding sequence ACCCCTTTGCAGCGCGGGTGCCGGGCTTCAAGTTTTTTCCGGCCCAGCGCAAGCCGGTGCTCGGCCAGTTGCACCATCTGGCACGTTACAGCCAGCTGCTGCTGGTAGTGACCGGGCCCAACGGCAGCGGCAAGACCCTGTTGCGCCAGGCCCTGGTGGCCAGTACCAACAAGCAGTCGGTGCAGAGCGTGGTGGTTTCGGCGCGCGGCGCGACCGATGCCGCCAGTGTGCTGTCGCAGGTCGCCCAGTCGCTGAACGTGGCGCAGGCCGATGTGGAAGACATCCTCGATCAGGTCGTGCAGTTGGCCCTGACTGGCCAGGAAGTCTATCTGCTGGTTGATGACGCGGAACAACTCGACGAGTCCGCACTCCAAGCGATGTTGGCTTTGGCAGAGGGTACGCCGGAAGGCCGTCCCCATGTGTTCCTGTTTGGCGAGTCATCCCTGATCGCCGACCTTGAGCCGCTCAGCGCCGAGCAAGAGCGCTTCCACGTCATCGAGTTGCAGCCTTATAGCGAAGACGAGACGCGTGAATACCTGTCCCAGCGCCTGGAAGGTGCCGGGCGCGGGCTCGAAGTGTTCAACAGCCAGCAGATTGCCGATATTCATGAAAACTCCGAAGGCTGGCCGGGTGCAATCAACCGGGTCGCCCGGGATGCAATGATCGAAGCCATGATCGCTAGCCGCTCGGCGGTAAAGCGTCCGACTATGGGGTTCAATATGCCGAAAAAACACGTGCTGGCGTTGTCTGCGGTGGTGGTTGTCGCTGTGGCTGCCGCCTGGATGCTTCCAGGGCGCAATGCCGACAAGGCGCCGGGCCACGGCGCGACACCGGACGAACAGGCGCAATTGCCATTGGGGCAGGGGCAGCCTTCTGCCGCGCAATCGAACAACCAGGGTGGCCCGGCCATCGAATTCGCCGGCACTTCGCAGCCGATGCCATTGCCGCTGGTAGGGCAATCGCAACCGGTCATGCGCGGCCCTCTGGCCGAAGCGGCCGGCATGGGTGATGGCGATGAGGCGGGGCCGGCGGGTGATACCGCGCTACAACCCCCGACCGTGACTACCATCGCACCACCGGAAGGCGTTGCGGCCGGCCCGGCGCCGACCCCGGCAGCCATTCCTGCTCCAGCGCCGGCGCCCATCGCTGCGGCCAAGCCGGTAGCACCTGCGGTCAAGCCGGCAGCCCCTGCACCCAAGGCTGCGCCGGTACAGGTCGCAACCGCCAAACCTGCGGTGAAACCCGCCGAGAAACCGGCAGCCAAACCTGCTGCAGGCGGTAGCTGGTATGCTGGCCAGGCGCCTGGCAACTATGTCGTGCAGATTGTGGGCACCAGTTCGGAAAGCGCTGCCCAGTCGATCGTTCGCGAGCGCGGTGGTGACTATCGCTATTTCAAGAAAAATCTGCAGGGCAAGCCTCTGTATGTCGTGACTTATGGCAACTTTGCCAGCCGCGATGCTGCACTTGCAGCCATCAAGGCCTTGCCAGCCAAGGTCCAGGCTGGTAAACCTTGGCCTCGTACCGTCGCCAGTATCCAACAGGAACTGTCGTCAAACCGCTAA